One window of Branchiostoma lanceolatum isolate klBraLanc5 chromosome 8, klBraLanc5.hap2, whole genome shotgun sequence genomic DNA carries:
- the LOC136440629 gene encoding complement factor H-like, whose amino-acid sequence MGAHDYLSLLVIAIVVSELGAQVFDLPEHVMDWVTPPPRCNTGPPSYPYACITVSCETEAPYNEGANCTYQCASGCTGVTTIVTCNSGRWKGRVPLCQRVCPDPPNINCTTISGCSAPYANGETCTYRCNDGCTGSPSTTTRTCRDGQWDGRAWRGCHPRGCKNRPQSYPPCIEVTCGTPPPYSNGYTCGYVCSSNCTGLAASFPVTCNDGTWDGRVPYCVPSVCRSPPNFDCTTISGCSFPYTNGETCTYRCDDGCTGSPGLTTRTCLKGRWYGPPWKGCRKDCGAPPTFPCSVRSGCTSPYTSGETCTYQCDMYRGCTGSPPSTTRTCNDGDWVGPRWRGCHARKCGSPPTKRWASYTCDEPGSPYPSGTTCTYRCRPGCNARPATSTETCYNGRWYTRKKWKCKKRCGEAPNPPCTKKFGCAPSYTYGESCYYRCYKEGGYAMEVSGDAIRTCQKDGTWSGTDLVCNCKDRKDCCRRDIIFVLDYSGSMSGHIPPVIDFVEELVERFHIGVEEAQVGVLRYNWNPITFPPFPPTPIQLDTYNNKADLLDAIDDLPTTAWGGTLTGAALTYVANTMLMSGNGDRPDAPDVVIVLTDGQSWDDVSGPASLLHGMGVQTFAIGVGGCVNNAELHQIANCRDQVYKLADFRGLDGITGNIHKQICCDKPKIAEGAPCCPRPKTVVSDPGYAVSNAGTYSLSPPLQCVALAEDTVIAEDEDDELIR is encoded by the exons ATGGG cgCCCACGACTATCTGAGTCTGTTGGTGATTGCCATTGTAGTCTCAGAGTTAGGCGCCCAAGTTTTTGACTTGCCAG AGCATGTAATGGATTGGGTCACACCTCCACCGAGATGCAACACTGGTCCGCCAAGCTACCCGTACGCGTGTATAACAGTATCGTGCGAAACCGAAGCACCCTACAACGAAGGGGCTAACTGCACTTACCAGTGCGCCAGCGGATGTACTGGAGTCACAACCATCGTGACATGCAATAGCGGAAGATGGAAGGGCCGGGTTCCCCTTTGCCAAAGGG TGTGCCCTGATCCACCAAACATCAACTGTACAACCATTTCCGGCTGCAGCGCCCCCTACGCCAATGGTGAGACCTGCACCTACAGGTGCAACGACGGATGTACAGGATCCCCCAGTACCACGACCAGGACATGCCGTGACGGACAATGGGACGGCCGAGCATGGAGAGGCTGCCATCCTA ggGGTTGTAAGAATCGTCCGCAAAGCTACCCGCCGTGTATCGAAGTGACATGCGGCACCCCGCCTCCCTACAGCAATGGGTACACCTGTGGTTACGTGTGTTCCTCTAATTGTACTGGATTGGCAGCAAGCTTCCCAGTGACATGCAATGACGGAACGTGGGACGGTAGGGTTCCCTACTGCG TACCATCGGTCTGTCGTTCTCCACCAAACTTCGACTGCACAACCATTTCCGGTTGCAGCTTCCCCTACACCAATGGTGAGACCTGCACCTACAGGTGTGACGACGGATGTACAGGGTCGCCCGGCCTCACGACCAGGACCTGTCTTAAGGGACGATGGTACGGTCCACCCTGGAAAGGATGCCGTAAAG ATTGCGGAGCTCCGCCAACCTTCCCGTGCAGCGTCAGGTCCGGCTGCACCTCCCCCTACACTAGCGGGGAGACCTGCACCTACCAGTGTGACATGTACCGTGGATGTACCGGTTCACCTCCATCCACCACCAGGACCTGCAATGACGGAGACTGGGTCGGCCCTCGTTGGCGCGGATGTCATGCACGAA AATGTGGGTCGCCTCCTACTAAACGCTGGGCCTCCTACACCTGCGATGAACCCGGCAGCCCCTATCCTTCCGGGACGACCTGTACCTACCGGTGCCGTCCCGGCTGCAACGCCAGACCGGCTACATCCACCGAAACCTGCTATAACGGAAGGTGGTATACACGGAAGAAGTGGAAATGCAAGAAAC GTTGTGGAGAGGCGCCTAACCCACCGTGCACCAAAAAGTTTGGCTGTGCTCCCTCGTACACCTACGGAGAGAGCTGCTACTACCGGTGCTACAAAGAGGGAGGGTACGCCATGGAGGTGTCCGGTGACGCCATCAGGACATGTCAGAAGGATGGGACGTGGTCGGGAACGGACCTGGTCTGTAACTGTAAAG ATCGGAAAGATTGCTGTCGCCGCGACATCATCTTCGTCCTTGACTACTCCGGAAGCATGTCGGGACACATCCCACCGGTGATCGACTTCGTCGAGGAACTGGTGGAACGGTTCCACATCGGGGTTGAGGAGGCTCAAGTCGGCGTACTCAGATACAATTGGAATCCCATCACATTCCCACCGTTCCCACCGACCCCGATCCAGTTAGATACATACAACAA CAAGGCAGATCTACTCGACGCCATAGATGATCTACCTACAACTGCCTGGGGAGGGACCCTCACCGGTGCAGCTCTCACCTACGTGGCCAACACCATGCTGATGTCTGGCAACGGCGACCGGCCTGACGCTCCCGACGTGGTGATCGTCCTGACCGACGGCCAATCGTGGGATGACGTCTCAGGGCCAGCCTCGCTCCTGCACGGAATGGGCGTACAGACGTTCGCCATCGGCGTCGGAGGTTGCGTCAACAACGCCGAGCTGCACCAAATTGCCAACTGCCGCGACCAAGTGTACAAACTGGCGGACTTCCGTGGCCTGGACGGCATCACAGGGAACATCCACAAACAGATCTGCTGCGACAAGCCAAAAA TCGCTGAAGGCGCACCGTGCTGCCCTCGGCCGAAGACAGTGGTGTCAGACCCCGGTTATGCCGTCTCCAATGCTGGCACATACAGCCTGTCACCTCCCCTGCAATGCGTGGCGCTCGCTGAGGACACAGTGATCGCAGAGGACGAGGATGATGAGCTGATCCGCTGA